The DNA window GGTAGGGCTCTTCGAGAACGGGGTACTCCGGGACACCCCGGCTGCGGCGCCCCTCATCACCATGAGTGACCCCCCGAACATCCGGGAAGCGCGGATGTGCATGGGGATGGAGACGGTGATGGGCCTCTTGCAGTCCGGCCGGGTGGATCTGGGGTTCATCGGCGGGGCCGAGGTCGACCGCTACGGCAACCTCAACACCACCGAGGTAGGGGACGGCGACAGGATCGTGCGCTTGCCCGGCAGCGGGGGGGCGTGCGACATCGCGTGCCTGGCCGGCCGGCTGGTGGTGGTGATGAAGCACGAGCGCCGCCGGTTCGTCGAACGGGTGCGGCACGTGACGAGCCCGGGCTACGGGCTCGGAGGCCGCTGGCGGGAGGACCAGGGGCTGGTGCGGGGCGGGCCCGCGGCGGTCATCACCGACAAGGCCGTCTTCGGGTTCCACCCCCGTACCCGCGAGATGGTGCTCCTCTCCGTCCACCCCGGCACGTCGTCCGAGGAGGTCCGCGACCTTACCGGGTGGCCCTTGACCCTGCCTCCTCGGCCGGCGACGACGGCGGAGCCGACCCCGGTAGACCTGGAGGTGATCCGCAAATATGACCCGGAGGGGTTCTGGAGCCGATGAGCGCGATGCCCGGGGTGGAGCCGCGGTAGGATCCCGTGCTCCTTCCCTCCTACCGGAAGAGCCTGGACGACGGCCGCCTCGCCGCGTCCCTGCGGGAGGCCTGGCGCCGCCTGCGCTCCTGCGAGCTGTGCCCGCGGCGCTGCCGGGTAGACCGCCTGTGGGGCGAACGGGGCTTTTGCCGCACGGGGCGCCGGGCACGGGTGGGGTCGGCCGGTCCCCACTTCGGGGAGGAGGCTCCCCTGGTAGGGCCGCCGGGCACGGGGGGCTCGGGCACAGTCTTCTTCTCCGGCTGCAACCTCCTGTGCCGCTTCTGCCAGAACTGGGAGCTGAGCTGGGAGGGCGACGGCCGCGAGGTGGCGCCGTCCGAACTGGCGCGCACCTTCCTGGCGCTGGAGCGCGGGGGGTGCCACAACGTGAACCTCGTGACCCCCTCCCACGTGGTGCCCCAGATCCTCGCGGCCGTCGCCCTGGCGGCCCGCCGGGGGCTCGCCATCCCCCTCGTCTACAACTCGAGCGGGTACGACGCGGTGGAGACCCTGCGGCTCCTGGACGGGGTCGTGGACGTGTACATGCCCGACCTCAAGTGGGCGAGCCCGGAGGTGGGCGAGCGCCTGGCCGCGGCGCCGGACTACGGGGATGTGGCCCGGGAGGCCGTGCGCGAGATGCACCGCCAGGTGGGGGATCTCGTGCTGGACGAGCGGGGCGTGGCGGTGCGCGGCCTCCTCGTCCGGCACCTGGTCATGCCCGGGGGCCTGGCGGGGACCCGGGAGGTGATGGCGTTCCTCGCCCGGGAGATCTCGCCGCACACCTACGTCAACGTCATGGCCCAGTACCGCCCGGTGGGCGACGCCCGGGAGCTACCCCCCCTCGACCGCCGGGTCACCCGGGCCGAGCACGCCCAGGCCCTTGCCGAAGCCCGGCGGGCAGGCCTGCGTCGGATCGACGGGCTGGCGTGATCCCCCTCCCCCTCCGGGCCTACCCCTTCCCATTGTCGCGGATCGTATTGCCCAGCGCAGGGGTTCCCCGAACCCGTTTGCCACCCAGGCGGTGGATCGGGGGCTTTGCCAACCCTGTTGAGGGGTGCTCCGAGTGTGCTACCCTTCCCGCTTTCCTTTCCCTGGAGCCTGGGCGGGAGCGCTGGAACGAGGGAGCGGATGGCAGGCAAGGCCGAAGGGGGGGAGGACCCCTGGGTGGAGGCGTTCCTCCACCACCTGACCTACGAGCGCAACACCTCTGCCCACACGGTGCGAAACTACGGACGCGACGTGCGCTCCTTCGCCGCCTGGGCGGCGGGGCGCTCCGGCGCAGGCGCGGGACCGCGCTTCTGGACGGCGGTGGACGCGGGGGCGGTGCGCGCCTTTCTGGCGTCGCTCCACGGGGACCACGCCCGCACGTCCATTGCCCGCACCCTGTCGGGGCTGAGGGGCTTTTTTCGGTATTTGGTGCGCGAGGGCCAGCTGGCGGCCAATCCCGCCGAAGGCCTCGCGGCGCCGAAGGCGCCCCGGAGGCTCCCGGGGTTTCTGCCCGTGGACGAGATCTTCCACCTCCTGGGAGCGGTGGAGGGGGAGGGGCTCCTGGCCGCCCGGGATCGTGCGCTCCTGGAGTTGCTCTACGGCACGGGCATCCGGGTGGGGGAACTGGTGGCCCTCGACGGCCGAGACCTGCGGTTTGCCTCGCGCACGGCGCGCATCCGGGGCAAGGGCCGGGTGGAACGGGAGGCCCCCCTCACCGAGCCCGCGGCCCGGGCCGTGGAGGCCTATCTGGAGGCGCGCGCCGCCGCCGGTCTCCCCCTGGAGCCCGGGGGGCCCGTGTTCCTCAACGTGCGGGGAGGGCGCCTCACGGACCGGAGCGTGCGACGGGTGCTCGACCGCTGGCTCCTCAAGGCCGCCATCGCGCGAAAGGTGAGCCCCCACACCCTGCGCCACACCTTCGCCACCCACCTCCTGGCGGGGGGCGCGGATCTGCGGGCGATCCAGGAGCTCCTGGGGCACAAGAGCCTCTCGACCACCCAGAAGTACACCCACGTGGGGATCGAGAAGCTCATGGAAGTGTACGACAAGGCACATCCGCGGGCGTAGGGAGCTGCCCGTTGTCCGTTGCCCGTTGTCCGTTGGAGAAAGAGCCCGTTCCACCATGGACCATGGTCGAGGTTCTGGAAGGAGACGCATGAGCTTCGAGGCTCCAAGATTTCACGGCACCACCGTGGTCTGCGTGCGGCGCGACAACCGGGTGGCCATGGGGGCCGACGGGCAGGTGACCTTCGGCAGCACGGTGCTCAAGCGCACGGCCCGCAAGGTGCGGCGGCTGCGCGACGGCAAGGTGATCGCCGGATTCGCCGGGGCCACGGCCGACGCCTTTACGCTCCTCGAGCGCTTCGAGGGCAAGCTCGAGGCCCACCGGGCAAACCTCCACCGGGCTGCGGTGGAGCTCGCCAAGGACTGGCGCACCGACAAGTACCTGCGACGCCTGGAAGCCATGCTGCTCGTGGCCGACGCCGAGGCCACCCTGCTGCTCTCGGGCACCGGCGACGTGGTGGAGCCCGAGGAGGGGATCGTGGCCATCGGGTCCGGAGGGCCCTACGCCCTGGCGGCGGGCCTCTCGCTCCTGGAGCACACGGAGCTTGGGGCGGCCGAGGTCGCCCGCCACGCCCTCAAGGTCGCGGCGCGCATCTGCATCTACACCAACGAAGCCCTGGAGATCGAGGAGCTGGGAGGCTAGGGATGTCCGCATTCACCCCCCGGGAGGTGGTCTCGGAGCTCGACCGGTACATCGTGGGCCAGGACAAGGCCAAGAAGGCCGTGGCCATCGCGCTTCGCAACCGGTGGCGGCGCCAGCAGGTGCCCGAGCACCTGCGCGACGAGATCACGCCCAAGAACATCCTCCTCATCGGCCCCACCGGGGTGGGCAAGACCGAGATCGCCCGGCGCCTGGCCCGGCTTGCCGGCGCCCCCTTCGTGAAGGTGGAGGCGAGCAAGTTCACCGAGGTGGGGTACGTGGGCCGCGACGTGGAGAGCATGGTGCGCGACCTCACCCGGGTGGCCGTGGCCATGGTGCAGGAGGAGGAGACGGCCAAGATGACCTCCCGGGCGGAGGAGCTCGCGGAGGAGCGGCTCCTGGACCTCTTGCTGCCCCGCCGGGCCGGGCCGGCGGAAGAGCCCGACCCCACCCGGGAGAAGCTGCGCCAGATGCTGCGGGCGGGGGCGCTGGACGACCGCATGGTGGAGGTGGAGATCACGGCGGCCTCCCCGGCGCCGGCCATGGAGATCTTCACCGGCCAGGGCATGGAAGAGATGGGCATGCAGATCCAGGACATGCTCGGCAACTTCTTCCCCAAGAAGAAGAAGCGCCGCACCGTGAAGGTGCCCGAGGCCCTGGAGCTCCTGCGCGAGCAGGAGGCGGGCCGCCTCGTGGACCCGGAGCGGGTGACCGAGCTCGCCCTGGATCGCGCCCAGAACCACGGGATCATCTTCATCGACGAGATCGACAAGATCGCTTCCCGCGAGGGCGGCCGCGGCCCCGACGTCTCCCGGGAGGGGGTGCAGCGCGACATCCTCCCCATCGTGGAGGGCTCCACCGTGCATACCAAACAGGGCACGGTGAAGACCGACCACATCCTCTTCATCGCCGCCGGCGCGTTCCATATGTCCAAGCCCTCGGACCTCATCCCCGAGCTCCAGGGGCGCTTTCCCATCCGGGTAGAGCTCGACGCCCTGGGCAAGGAGGACTTCGTCCGCATCCTCACCGAGCCCCAGAACGCGCTGACCCGGCAGTACGCCGAACTGCTGCGCACCGAGGGGATGGAGCTCACCTTCTCCGAGGACGCGGTGGACGAGATCGCCGAGATGGCCGTGCGGGTCAACGACAAGACCGAGAACATCGGCGCCCGCAGGCTGCACACGATCCTCGAGCGGGTGGTGGAGGAGCTGAGCTTCCAGGCCCCCGACCTGGAGGACCAGAGCCTCACCATCGACCGGAACTACGTGCGCCGCCGCCTGGCCGACGTGGTGGCCGACGCCGACGTGGCCAGGTACATCCTGTGAGGTGACGGGTGACGGGTGGCGGAAGGGGCTCGCCTGTCGGGGCCTTGCCCTCCCATACGTCCCATCCATCGATGTCCGGAGCGAAGCAAGTGAAAGAGCTCATCGAAAAGGCCCGCGTCCTCCACG is part of the Thermodesulfobacteriota bacterium genome and encodes:
- the hslV gene encoding ATP-dependent protease subunit HslV — encoded protein: MSFEAPRFHGTTVVCVRRDNRVAMGADGQVTFGSTVLKRTARKVRRLRDGKVIAGFAGATADAFTLLERFEGKLEAHRANLHRAAVELAKDWRTDKYLRRLEAMLLVADAEATLLLSGTGDVVEPEEGIVAIGSGGPYALAAGLSLLEHTELGAAEVARHALKVAARICIYTNEALEIEELGG
- a CDS encoding tyrosine recombinase XerC, with protein sequence MAGKAEGGEDPWVEAFLHHLTYERNTSAHTVRNYGRDVRSFAAWAAGRSGAGAGPRFWTAVDAGAVRAFLASLHGDHARTSIARTLSGLRGFFRYLVREGQLAANPAEGLAAPKAPRRLPGFLPVDEIFHLLGAVEGEGLLAARDRALLELLYGTGIRVGELVALDGRDLRFASRTARIRGKGRVEREAPLTEPAARAVEAYLEARAAAGLPLEPGGPVFLNVRGGRLTDRSVRRVLDRWLLKAAIARKVSPHTLRHTFATHLLAGGADLRAIQELLGHKSLSTTQKYTHVGIEKLMEVYDKAHPRA
- the hslU gene encoding ATP-dependent protease ATPase subunit HslU; protein product: MSAFTPREVVSELDRYIVGQDKAKKAVAIALRNRWRRQQVPEHLRDEITPKNILLIGPTGVGKTEIARRLARLAGAPFVKVEASKFTEVGYVGRDVESMVRDLTRVAVAMVQEEETAKMTSRAEELAEERLLDLLLPRRAGPAEEPDPTREKLRQMLRAGALDDRMVEVEITAASPAPAMEIFTGQGMEEMGMQIQDMLGNFFPKKKKRRTVKVPEALELLREQEAGRLVDPERVTELALDRAQNHGIIFIDEIDKIASREGGRGPDVSREGVQRDILPIVEGSTVHTKQGTVKTDHILFIAAGAFHMSKPSDLIPELQGRFPIRVELDALGKEDFVRILTEPQNALTRQYAELLRTEGMELTFSEDAVDEIAEMAVRVNDKTENIGARRLHTILERVVEELSFQAPDLEDQSLTIDRNYVRRRLADVVADADVARYIL
- a CDS encoding CoA-transferase, with amino-acid sequence MSTENVTPEYTPGELMIAAAAREIRDRELVFVGMRLPLLAFLLARSTHAPRAVGLFENGVLRDTPAAAPLITMSDPPNIREARMCMGMETVMGLLQSGRVDLGFIGGAEVDRYGNLNTTEVGDGDRIVRLPGSGGACDIACLAGRLVVVMKHERRRFVERVRHVTSPGYGLGGRWREDQGLVRGGPAAVITDKAVFGFHPRTREMVLLSVHPGTSSEEVRDLTGWPLTLPPRPATTAEPTPVDLEVIRKYDPEGFWSR
- a CDS encoding radical SAM protein, producing MLLPSYRKSLDDGRLAASLREAWRRLRSCELCPRRCRVDRLWGERGFCRTGRRARVGSAGPHFGEEAPLVGPPGTGGSGTVFFSGCNLLCRFCQNWELSWEGDGREVAPSELARTFLALERGGCHNVNLVTPSHVVPQILAAVALAARRGLAIPLVYNSSGYDAVETLRLLDGVVDVYMPDLKWASPEVGERLAAAPDYGDVAREAVREMHRQVGDLVLDERGVAVRGLLVRHLVMPGGLAGTREVMAFLAREISPHTYVNVMAQYRPVGDARELPPLDRRVTRAEHAQALAEARRAGLRRIDGLA